In Citrus sinensis cultivar Valencia sweet orange chromosome 2, DVS_A1.0, whole genome shotgun sequence, a single genomic region encodes these proteins:
- the LOC102619953 gene encoding uncharacterized protein LOC102619953 isoform X3: MATEADMPEPITIRKGEGEITYPGSGHFDSTADETFSRELKKFQGTLNVPPDTVEYLGETKDMQAASDFGAEAMNTAIKFNVETAEGETFLGSPSAVQVSIEDTCRVSKSSEPEEVTLQAGNEAPENGKQTQNTSTIEVAGERGTEENKVTEDSQEKPVEDKSNEKETSAIHNYEKDGTMTDVNTDLGSNEQVVNVLEAVSDRNKEDLIHIPDPTVISLNKSVETVVEPCVKAESTTEVEFTGEEMTDTSFTEAEKSSNLTDEVPEATKPSEGVADENEKEKSTYEGAEGIFPSTTDIQRNEEAILKIRERDNEMLDTQSVTPATDVSGVYEAEPEESAKLKEASSILCEKKSQDETELSKDITNNKNSIDTPAMQTEGKDIVKESPEEVNEQIEMTEKSAGKDYESRDQKGDGSIMKDEDTSSINEELPAKEASSGGNSYEEESSVTATKDDVTDREITDAFEQNQNGTTNHEDRPENLQQEKPKKEKLEGSLNLLAEEFNKAAETEQAEAITTVNKETPIKSEEESLEREIKNVSEVDEKTECAEVEAQNKNASDLHDIPVLDEEAGETEGKDLEEVIKTEPKGTIQEANEEYTKEEEKDIEDAPEACQSSNSTIIEQTPLEEAESAELILKASETDEKKLQEASGLDFDKTSVIMDKGENTNQETQKIGEACDATTEEILANIADAETSVEVNNAVFVRDEKAKENIQAERSPLEVAPELTDQDESGIVGDNEKRNNITHEEVHDGTKITDSVVAIDGQVIEGNVAHISAESIEKPNVESSEGNVAERSEGENDIEQVTEDSSVRCLAPESVEEVPVKNLEQESTGEIPEKSDTAEATDSIGQETSKNKESPKEIVDDSKVKGDSSLEEKRNEDINPAMVAEERGDYSEPADDNGKKTSKTVEDLTPILQKNEPGDELPQLLSKISDKNEAFNSDADKSPGDEEEGPTQKLEETLQVEGNEKAEMKNDTDYSKTATEESSVELETTNASKVAEKQTAEMEKNVDQSREVEEKKIEESIQEDENVAKISEQGNDTSISQLSGEFEEAKSEKSSQEDDKVPEVSKQGNDTYTSPLSIEQETLVTEGNIHKEEKSEGENNGHHDMEENNSRGLIPESELVEQSSVKNLENDNTEEDKSAGEIFDNSEALGTGESTVHKTSTTIESTTEILDPSHMKHGDSSQNEENQLTAVEPSAEDKGNEDRGPAMMAEEKSNENELLAVKDNSENKPSIGQEDSKHILQENELQKKNAESLSVRSDENEESVVDADKSPCLMEIGTQDLNEAPWKKDNDKDTEEKNDTKDNQIAMEENLEINAESSDASKTTENAVSELKSEKDQMLVQDEIQKEESEELYEDSNDGVKNEKECSTTDKLPEPIGEESLQSSKEYEKEEETPENQASVELKTTSGSEDSEKQTLKVERNADPSRGVEEEGIEQSSQEDDMAAEMSKQGNDTYISPVSIEKETSENSDGTKFKEEKTEVENSTEQNVKESNSGGLIPESVDQSPVMNLEDNRKREDKSTREIFENSKTSGAAEIAAHETSTTIDSSLVKQVENVQNEENNLTATESSAEQKINEDGALVILAEGNSNDNEPIGAKDNIEKKSSIGKEDLQHIQQENEPEGKHERLSLVMSDENEAFSTNADKSPSLMEVEASGDLNEAPRKEDNDKETEEKVDTEENKIVDEANHEIAAESSDASKSTDVLDLKSEEEKMLVHDEMKEELSKELYEDTKNAEICDTEDIVQHSKQDASSSLVEGLVEKNSKEDESKGMQSKDQVDESIPFIEETEAASSAGETVCTTLEVRAAESNVDSYNLGITKDSEAETQLNETNASLIEEPVRASQMSNKETEEEMKEKEETTIGDSDSATIAVVAEAEPEEKKQVESFGPAFEEKAVVETETKVMVLESADINEKPQKASNLGEKYNNEIPPAADNAGETNGGLIQESSMVSHISNKETEEEIKETEDTSIEDSDSVSVTVVTEAQGLQEAEPEEQKQVAAFRDKDIAETESKEAMPESVDMNVKPEHTSDLGEKRGREIPKVADEDREIIDCKIQNDAPHAGDEDQTEETTKDKPLEEISKDELKEYSTMKSKENELSTEVIESVDKPPAQDDVLNVNTETACVAQAIDETFVNKQDNTTNPVNVSELESVDIKKEAANEEIQKHEIEDLYVHPELENAKSPSMSEVVEITKGEITGKLADQADICKLTTLKDLESSNLELQMEKTEDGKPFDEVLKASENSVIRAETEKGILEQEIFKRNLKEVIEVEDTGIEQKGEALKDEVEENSSYKSNHEDDKEIMEKEEPQLEAEDHKEQNANETTKAVILTEKDGVEQSDDSEDIKEMIMEEECANAFNDALSTVGEKTDEMEDSTPVCRENKKAADLKEKTKTENTDIGEDSAREGEPSFGVESEEQKVLDISIEPSSKDLKENTGEIFEEPQDCYRKIDNASLTVETDKSSGKAEIEEKLVKVFHIDSDEPSLEATETEKCQEGKEAGGLILEETSEPLMNDSGQGERVCAIENGDAGEPEESKIASEESKSRNAEAEFGKSQTVETPDQVPTDNDDHAASENPGLDEIEETKMLANEVNEVKEVSDSVYESREQVTEEAEVEESQTVEKPNQVPPNHGDNDDAERQRATLENTGSDEAEETKIVSNAVDETKDQVSKETAENGASSTVEKMDHPQSSNFEHAQKESVAVENRNADEVNEIKEASDATYESNERDIGESAGEIPTVEKLDQAPPANSVPMQYSNAEEVGESKIESVLASKSKDQSTEDIDVTGKNTTEEKPDAENTEEACKAASDYRAQAIEPVTENEITTDQTPSAEKTSAPMAPKHETTVTVEEIEEEKQQKVEKLEDEGPCLQTEEPRELEVSTMGFKIHKDLQDNPTEAYEEEGHTPDGALEPWGIEKKLKSTDASSESKALQSEAVIHSQEEVAGSEDTEIKEKHLIEAISEVRTEENQCKKTIEGNEITETEVSKEQITEEKEVEETCQPVSICEGMNKSLEDDGQKAEECRGDETDNAFKTAVNKIQYEKLLEETEKGSASLNIGRQDVAEDIIVEDSHQVSEENMIAKEGCPNEFEGKEAGDSAIKLDASTQGEESNYGSGKAEATTPENEESSMAMSEKESVRGFATESKIIQETSELEKSSCATTEEQIPAEADLIESPYTPVQTGDEFAPKIFEQQGTTETPQKAKINLEGEQQPQESGERKTEKSALMDSATASLTDPLQSSRIETTKVAEQVGEGGEPKGRTEEIQTKQPEAIHVEDAKMDEEQEGDEHKRIDSSSDAPVTIEAKRDAVDVKVAHKKSHNILSGVGSKVKHSISKVKKAITGKSSHPKQVSPK, encoded by the exons ATGGCAACCGAAGCAGATATGCCAGAACCTATAACCATAAGG AAAGGAGAAGGGGAGATAACATACCCAGGAAGTGGCCATTTTGACAGTACAGCTGATGAGACTTTCTCACGAGAATTGAAGAAATTCCAGGGGACTCTTAATGTTCCTCCTGATACCGTCGAATACTTGGGAGAAACAAAAGATATGCAAGCAGCCAGTGATTTTGGTGCTGAAGCCATGAACActgcaataaaattcaatgtTGAAACCGCTGAGGGTGAAACGTTTTTGGGATCACCCTCAGCTGTCCAAGTTTCCATTGAAGATACCTGTAGAGTATCAAAAAGTTCTGAACCTGAGGAAGTAACTCTTCAAGCTGGCAATGAGGCACCAGAGAATGGGAAGCAGACCCAGAACACTTCAACTATTGAGGTAGCTGGAGAGAGAGGAACCGAGGAAAACAAAGTAACAGAAGATTCACAAGAGAAACCAGTCGAAGATAAGAGCAATGAGAAAGAAACTAGTGCCATTCATAATTATGAGAAAGATGGAACAATGACAGATGTAAATACTGATTTGGGATCCAACGAACAAGTTGTCAACGTACTAGAGGCTGTATCAGATCGAAACAAAGAAGATTTAATTCATATACCAGATCCAACGGTAATCAGCTTGAACAAGAGTGTTGAAACTGTTGTGGAGCCATGTGTGAAAGCTGAAAGCACAACTGAAGTCGAATTCACTGGAGAAGAAATGACAGACACAAGCTTTACAGAAGCAGAGAAGTCCAGTAATCTAACAGATGAGGTGCCTGAGGCAACCAAACCAAGTGAGGGAGTAGCAgatgaaaatgagaaagaaaaatccaCGTATGAAGGTGCTGAAGGCATCTTCCCCTCAACAACAGACATCCAGAGAAATGAAGAAGCAATCTTAAAAATCAGAGAGAGGGATAACGAAATGTTAGACACACAATCAGTGACACCAGCAACAGATGTATCAGGTGTATATGAAGCTGAACCTGAGGAAAGCGCGAAGCTTAAAGAGGCCTCCAGTATTTTATGTGAGAAGAAATCTCAAGATGAAACTGAACTGAGTAAAGATATAACGAACAACAAGAACAGCATAGATACTCCTGCCATGCAAACAGAAGGCAAGGATATCGTCAAGGAAAGTCCAGAAGAAGTTAATGAACAGATTGAAATGACCGAGAAATCTGCAGGTAAGGATTATGAAAGCCGTGACCAGAAAGGAGATGGTTCAATTATGAAAGATGAAGATACATCAAGCATAAATGAGGAACTGCCTGCGAAAGAAGCGTCATCTGGTGGGAACAGCTATGAGGAAGAAAGTAGTGTCACTGCAACCAAAGACGACGTTACCGACAGGGAAATTACTGATGCCTTTGAGCAAAACCAAAATGGGACGACAAACCATGAGGACAGACCTGAGAACTTGCAGCAGGAGAAACCAAAAAAGGAGAAGCTTGAAGGATCCTTGAACTTATTGGCTGAGGAGTTCAATAAAGCTGCTGAAACTGAACAAGCTGAAGCAATTACAACAGTCAACAAGGAGACACCCATCAAAAGTGAGGAAGAAAGCCTTGAGAGAGAAATAAAG AATGTGAGTGAAGTGGATGAGAAGACAGAATGTGCAGAAGTTGAggcccaaaataaaaatgccaGTGATTTACATGACATTCCAGTGTTGGACGAGGAGGCAGGAGAAACTGAAGGCAAAGATTTGGAAGAAGTCATCAAAACTGAACCTAAAGGAACAATTCAGGAAGCAAACGAAGAGTACACAAAAGAAGAGGAGAAGGACATTGAAGATGCACCTGAAGCCTGCCAGAGTTCAAATTCCACAATCATTGAGCAGACACCTCTTGAAGAGGCAGAATCAGCTGAACTAATCCTAAAAGCAAGTGAAACAGATGAAAAGAAACTCCAAGAGGCTTCTGGATTAGACTTTGACAAAACATCTGTGATCATGGACAAGGGGGAGAACACAAATCAGGAGACGCAGAAGATTGGAGAGGCTTGTGATGCCACGACAGAAGAAATATTAGCAAACA TTGCTGATGCTGAAACCTCAGTTGAAGTCAACAACGCCGTATTTGTCAGAGATGAGAAGGCTAAGGAAAATATTCAAGCAGAAAGAAGTCCTCTGGAGGTTGCACCAGAATTGACCGATCAAGATGAGAGCGGCATAGTAGGAGATAATGAGAAGAGGAATAACATCACCCATGAAGAG GTGCATGATGGAACTAAGATCACGGACAGTGTAGTGGCCATTGATGGACAGGTCATTGAAGGCAATGTTGCACACATTTCAGCAGAATCAATTGAAAAACCAAATGTTGAGAGCTCTGAAGGAAACGTGGCAGAAAGATCAGAAGGAGAGAATGACATAGAACAGGTCACAGAAGACAGCAGCGTTAGGTGCCTTGCACCTGAATCAGTTGAAGAAGTTCCAGTCAAGAACTTAGAGCAGGAGTCCACAGGAGAG ATTCCTGAGAAATCAGATACAGCAGAAGCCACTGACAGCATTGGACAGGAGACaagtaaaaacaaagaaagccccaaagaaattgttgatgattcAAAAGTGAAAGGAGACTCTTCACTGGAGGAGAAAAGAAATGAGGACATAAACCCTGCCATGGTCGCAGAAGAAAGAGGCGATTATTCTGAGCCTGCTGATGACAATGGAAAGAAAACATCAAAAACTGTAGAAGATTTGACCCCGATTTTACAGAAAAATGAACCAGGAGATGAGCTTCCACAATTATTGTCTAAGATATCTGACAAAAATGAGGCATTCAATTCAGATGCTGATAAATCCCCCGGTGATGAGGAGGAAGGACCTACTCAGAAACTTGAAGAAACTCTGCAGGTAGAAGGAAATGAAAAAGCGGaaatgaaaaatgacactGACTACAGCAAAACAGCCACGGAGGAg tCAAGTGTGGAACTCGAGACAACAAATGCAAGTAAGGTTGCTGAAAAACAAACTGCAGAGATGGAAAAGAATGTTGATCAGTCTAGAGaagttgaagaaaagaaaattgaagagagCATCCAAGAAGATGAAAATGTTGCAAAGATTTCCGAACAAGGCAATGATACATCCATCTCACAACTGTCTGGTGAATTTGAAGAAGCGAAAAGTGAAAAAAGCTCTCAAGAAGATGATAAGGTTCCAGAGGTTTCCAAACAAGGCAATGACACATACACCTCACCACTGTCAATTGAACAAGAAACACTTGTCACTGAAGGGAATATACACAAGGAAGAAAAGTCAGAAGGAGAGAATAATGGACACCACGACatggaagaaaataatagcAGAGGCCTCATACCTGAATCAGAATTGGTTGAACAAAGTTCAGTCAAGAACttggaaaatgataatacGGAGGAAGACAAGTCCGCCGGAGAG ATTTTTGACAATTCTGAGGCATTAGGAACTGGTGAGAGTACTGTGCACAAAACAAGTACAACCATTGAGAGCACTACGGAAATTCTTGATCCTTCCCACATGAAACACGGGGACAGTTCGCAAAATGAAGAGAACCAGCTAACTGCAGTAGAGCCTTCCGCTGAGGACAAAGGAAATGAGGACAGAGGCCCCGCCATGATGGCTGAAGAGAAAAGTAATGAAAATGAGCTACTTGCTGTGAAAGATAACAGTGAAAATAAGCCATCAATCGGTCAAGAAGATTCAAAACATATCCTGCAGGAAAATGAACTACAGAAGAAGAATGCAGAGTCATTGTCTGTGAGGTCCGATGAAAATGAGGAATCTGTAGTGGATGCTGATAAAAGTCCTTGCCTCATGGAGATAGGAACTCAGGATCTCAATGAAGCTCCGTGGAAAAAGGACAATGACAAAGATACAGAGGAGAAGAATGACACCAAGGACAACCAAATAGCAATGGAGGAG AATCTTGAAATAAATGCTGAGTCATCTGATGCAAGCAAGACCACAGAGAATGCAGTCTCGGAACTGAAGTCAGAAAAGGATCAAATGCTGGTTCAAGATGAGATACAGAAGGAAGAATCTGAAGAG TTATATGAAGATTCTAATGATGGAGtcaagaatgaaaaagaatgcAGCACTACAGATAAATTACCAGAACCTATTGGAGAAGAATCCCTTCAGAGCTCCaaagaatatgaaaaagaagaagaaacaccTGAAAATCAG GCAAGTGTAGAACTCAAGACAACAAGTGGAAGTGAGGATAGTGAAAAACAAACTCTAAAGGTGGAAAGGAATGCTGACCCATCTAGAGGAGTTGAAGAAGAGGGGATTGAACAGAGCTCTCAAGAGGATGATATGGCTGCAGAGATGTCCAAACAAGGCAATGATACATACATCTCGCCAGTgtcaattgaaaaagaaacttCTGAGAATTCTGACGGCACTAAATTCAAGGAAGAAAAGACAGAAGTAGAGAACAGCACAGAACAGAATGTCAAAGAGAGCAATAGTGGAGGCCTCATACCAGAATCAGTTGACCAAAGTCCTGTCATGAACTTAGAAGATAATAGAAAGAGGGAAGACAAGTCCACAAGAGAG ATTTTTGAGAATTCTAAGACATCAGGAGCAGCTGAGATTGCGGCTCATGAGACAAGTACAACCATTGATAGTTCCCTGGTGAAACAAGTTGAAAACGTGCAGAATGAAGAGAATAACCTAACTGCAACAGAATCTTCAGCAgaacagaaaataaatgaggaCGGGGCCCTTGTCATACTGGCTGAAGGGAACAGCAATGATAATGAGCCGATTGGTGCTAAAGATAACATTGAAAAGAAATCGTCAATAGGCAAAGAAGATTTACAACATATCCAGCAGGAAAATGAACCAGAAGGGAAGCATGAACGTTTGTCACTTGTGATGTCTGACGAAAATGAGGCTTTCagtaccaatgctgataaaaGTCCTAGTCTTATGGAGGTAGAAGCTTCTGGGGATCTTAATGAAGCTCCACGGAAAGAAGACAATGACAAAGAAACAGAAGAGAAGGTTGACACcgaggaaaataaaattgtagaTGAGGCg AATCATGAAATAGCTGCTGAGTCATCTGATGCAAGCAAAAGCACAGATGTCTTGGACCTGAAGTCAGAAGAGGAAAAAATGTTGGTTCATGATGAGATGAAGGAGGAATTATCTAAAGAG TTATATGAAGATACAAAGAATGCTGAAATATGCGACACTGAGGACATAGTGCAACATTCTAAACAAGATGCCTCTTCTTCACTGGTTGAAGGACTCGTGGAGAAAAACTCAAAAGAAGATGAAAGCAAAGGCATGCAGTCAAAAGACCAG GTTGATGAATCAATTCCATTCATAGAAGAGACCGAGGCAGCAAGTTCAGCCGGGGAAACAGTCTGTACGACCTTAGAGGTCAGGGCAGCAGAATCAAATGTGGACTCCTATAATTTGGGCATTACAAAAGACTCAGAAGCAGAGACACAACTCAACGAAACAAATGCAAGCCTAATTGAAGAGCCTGTCAGAGCGTCACAAATGTCAAACAAAGAAactgaagaagaaatgaaagaaaaagaagagacgACTATTGGTGACTCGGATTCTGCAACTATTGCAGTGGTAGCAGAGGCGGAACCTGAAGAGAAAAAGCAGGTAGAAAGTTTTGGTCCTGCTTTCGAGGAGAAGGCCGTCGTAGAAACTGAAACAAAAGTGATGGTGCTCGAAAGTGCAGACATCAATGAGAAACCACAGAAAGCATCCAACTTGGGTGAGAAGTACAATAATGAGATTCCACCGGCAGCAGACAATGCtggagaaacaaatggagGCCTAATCCAAGAGTCTTCCATGGTGTCACATATATCAAACAAGGAAACTgaagaagaaatcaaagaaaCAGAAGATACTAGTATTGAGGATTCAGATTCTGTGTCTGTTACAGTGGTAACAGAAGCACAAGGTTTACAGGAAGCTGAACCAGAAGAACAAAAGCAGGTAGCTGCTTTCAGAGACAAAGACATAGCAGAAACTGAATCAAAGGAGGCAATGCCGGAAAGTGTAGACATGAATGTGAAACCAGAGCACACATCTGACTTGGGTGAGAAGAGGGGCAGGGAAATCCCAAAAGTGGCAGATGAAGATAGAGAAATCATAGATTGCAAAATACAGAATGATGCGCCTCATGCTGGAGATGAAGATCAAACAGAGGAGACAACCAAAGATAAGCCATTAGAAGAAATATCAAAAGATGAGCTGAAGGAGTATTCAACAatgaaatcaaaagaaaatgagctCTCAACCGAAGTGATTGAGTCAGTTGATAAACCTCCAGCACAAGACGATGTCCTAAATGTAAACACAGAAACTGCTTGTGTTGCCCAAGCAATAGATGAGACGTTCGTGAATAAACAGGACAATACCACAAACCCAGTAAATGTCTCTGAATTGGAGTCTGTGGATATCAAAAAGGAAGCTGCAAATGAAGAAATTCAGAAACATGAAATAGAGGATCTGTATGTGCATCCTGAGCTGGAAAATGCAAAGAGTCCTTCCATGTCTGAAGTTGTCGAAATCACAAAGGGAGAAATAACTGGGAAACTTGCTGATCAGGCTGATATTTGCAAATTAACAACTTTGAAAGATTTGGAATCGTCGAATCTGGAACTACAAATGGAAAAAACAGAAGATGGAAAACCATTTGACGAAGTATTGAAGGCTTCTGAAAATTCTGTTATACGTGCAGAAACTGAAAAGGGTATCTTGGAGCAAGAGATCTTCAAACGTAACTTGAAGGAAGTCATTGAAGTGGAAGACACAGGAATTGAACAGAAAGGAGAAGCCCTGAAAGACGAG GTTGAAGAAAACAGCAGCTACAAATCAAATCACGAAGATGATAAGGAAATAATGGAGAAAGAGGAACCGCAGTTGGAAGCTGAAGATCACAAAGAACAAAATGCAAATGAGACTACAAAGGCTGTCATCTTAACTGAAAAG GATGGAGTTGAGCAATCTGATGATAGTGAAGATATCAAAGAAATGATTATGGAGGAAGAATGTGCAAATGCATTTAATGATGCGTTATCAACTGTTGGTGAAAAAACTGATGAG ATGGAAGACTCCACCCCAGTGtgtagagaaaataaaaaagcagcagatttgaaagaaaagacaaaaacagaaaacacaGATATTGGAGAAGATTCAGCCAGGGAAGGAGAACCATCATTTGGAGTAGAATCAGAAGAACAGAAAGTACTGGACATAAGTATTGAGCCGTCATCTAAAGATTTAAAAGAGAACACTGGGGAGATTTTTGAGGAACCACAAGATTGTTACCGCAAGATTGATAATGCTTCTCTGACTGTAGAAACAGACAAAAGTTCAGGGAAAGCTGAGATAGAGGAGAAGCTTGTAAAGGTATTCCATATTGATTCAGATGAGCCAAGTCTAGAGGCAACAGAAACTGAGAAGTGTCAAGAGGGTAAAGAAGCTGGCGGTTTAATACTTGAAGAAACATCTGAACCCCTAATGAATGATAGTGGCCAGGGAGAGAGAGTGTGTGCCATAGAAAACGGAGATGCAGGTGAACCTGAGGAAAGCAAGATAGCTTCTGAAGAATCCAAAAGCCGGAATGCAGAAGCTGAATTTGGGAAGAGCCAAACAGTGGAAACTCCAGATCAAGTCCCAACGGATAACGATGATCATGCAGCTTCAGAAAATCCAGGTCTGGATGAAATTGAGGAAACTAAAATGTTAGCAAATGAAGTTAATGAAGTCAAAGAAGTCTCTGATTCAGTTTATGAGTCCAGAGAGCAGGTCACAGAAGAAGCTGAAGTTGAAGAAAGCCAAACAGTAGAAAAGCCAAATCAAGTCCCACCTAATCATGgtgataatgatgatgcagaGAGACAGCGTGCAACTTTGGAAAATACAGGTTCAGATGAAGCTGAGGAAACTAAAATAGTCTCCAATGCTGTTGATGAAACCAAGGATCAGGTTTCTAAAGAGACTGCTGAAAATGGGGCAAGCTCAACTGTGGAAAAGATGGACCACCCCCAATCTAGTAATTTTGAGCATGCACAGAAAGAAAGTGTAGCAGTGGAAAATCGAAATGCAGATGAAGTTAATGAAATCAAAGAAGCCTCTGATGCAACTTATGAGTCCAATGAAAGGGACATTGGAGAATCTGCTGGGGAAATCCCAACTGTCGAAAAGCTGGACCAAGCTCCACCTGCAAACTCTGTGCCTATGCAATATTCAAATGCAGAAGAAGTTGGGGAATCCAAAATAGAGTCTGTTCTAGCAAGCAAGTCCAAGGATCAGAGTACTGAAGACATAGATGTGACTGGGAAAAACACAACTGAGGAGAAGCCAGATGCTGAAAACACTGAAGAAGCTTGCAAAGCAGCATCTGACTATAGAGCTCAAGCTATTGAACCtgttacagaaaatgaaattactaCTGATCAGACTCCCTCAGCAGAGAAAACAAGTGCACCAATGGCCCCCAAGCATGAAACTACCGTTACAGTTGAGGAGATAGAAGAAGAGAAACAGCAAAAAGTGGAAAAGTTGGAAGATGAGGGCCCATGCTTGCAAACAGAAGAACCCAGGGAGCTTGAAGTTTCCACTATGGGATTTAAAATCCATAAAGATTTACAGGACAATCCAACTGAAGCTTACGAAGAAGAAGGCCACACTCCTGACGGAGCTTTAGAGCCTTGGGGAATTGAGAAAAAGCTAAAAAGTACCGATGCTTCGTCAGAAAGTAAGGCTCTTCAATCTGAGGCAGTAATACATTCTCAGGAAGAAGTTGCTGGATCAGAGGACACAGAAATTAAGGAAAAACATCTAATAGAGGCTATTAGTGAAGTGAGGACTGAAGAAAATCAGTGCAAGAAAACAATAGAAGGAAATGAAATTACAGAGACTGAAGTTTCAAAAGAACAG ATTACAGAGGAAAAGGAAGTTGAGGAAACATGTCAACCAGTTTCCATTTGTGAAGGAATGAACAAGAGCCTTGAAGATGACGGGCAGAAGGCCGAAGAATGTAGAGGAGACGAGACAGATAATGCATTTAAAACCGCAGTGAACAAAATTCAGTATGAAAAG CTACTTGAGGAAACTGAAAAAGGCTCTGCAAGCCTGAACATTGGAAGGCAAGATGTTGCCGAAGATATAATTGTTGAGGATTCACACCAAGTTTCAGAAGAGAACATGATTGCAAAAGAGGGCTGTCCAAATGAATTTGAGGGAAAGGAGGCAGGAGATTCAGCAATCAAATTGGATGCTAGCACTCAGGGAGAAGAAAGCAACTATGGAAGTGGCAAGGCAGAAGCCACAACTCCGGAAAATGAG GAATCGAGTATGGCGATGTCAGAAAAAGAAAGCGTCAGGGGGTTTGCAACAGAGAGCAAAATCATTCAAGAAACTAGTGAGTTAGAGAAAAGCTCTTGTGCAACAACTGAGGAGCAAATTCCAGCTGAAGCAGATCTCATTGAGAGCCCATACACACCAGTTCAAACTGGCGATGAGTTTGCGCCAAAAATTTTTGAGCAGCAAGGAACCACAGAAACTCCACAGAAAGCAAAGATTAACCTCGAAGGAGAGCAACAACCACAAGAATCAGGGGAAAGAAAAACTGAGAAATCAGCATTGATGGATTCAGCTACAGCTTCATTGACTGACCCCCTTCAGAGCTCCAGAATTGAAACTACGAAAGTGGCTGAACAAGTCGGCGAAGGGGGAGAACCAAAAGGCAGGACAGAAgaaattcaaaccaaacaaccAGAAGCCATTCATGTAGAAGATGCAAAAATGGATGAAGAACAAGAGGGAGATGAACATAAAAGGATAGACTCAAGCTCTGATGCCCCAGTCACGATTGAAGCCAAAAGAGATGCTGTGGATGTTAAGGTTGCACATAAGAAATCTCATAATATACTATCAGGTGTAGGGTCAAAGGTCaaacattcaatttcaaaggtGAAGAAAGCCATTACTGGTAAGTCTTCTCATCCAAAGCAAGTGTCACCAAAATGA